In one window of Clavelina lepadiformis chromosome 4, kaClaLepa1.1, whole genome shotgun sequence DNA:
- the LOC143452458 gene encoding uncharacterized protein LOC143452458 isoform X1, which yields MSLHIFQNYEASEFFTGKDDHLGKRAIVSIRECYHDTLGRVVVKVFRRWKVQANVVSSPPSEDHDLKTMLREAKKLKMMSHGNIIRFHGVTMWPGFAGIIFELVECGNLESFLRSKELIPYIPWWLRKRILLEIFQALSYLHNYNESTSIVHGSLKSSNILLTKDLVVKLSDMHGVRIQDCNDQYSTCDRFGIDLSEFLQQQKQFDIYSTSLVAYEIITRRVFTSAEFSCFTSLNAPVGLFTRVDFDDDHLNESEKIIFYNLRRVMSDCGKEHGERLDAISAVKSLDGKQNLYESLKRDEARKIAQPIIRTDSVFKQESSLEASFVEKQETSERNYPEPSIGSGLSRAINVPNYLPITHCYAESMLDSKSRHRELYEEETLVDNISSPGLDRKEFPSSNEDVAVCSHFVLGLHEQSEENIKEVDSSDNALITSGRDDIPNTRKRRGTSVKVSSMQRRFPAPEDVWFAFEQCTIVDMEGENIHFDEIEDCEILIPPGALERAHEFKFVLLYLKKNFKNPDVQVLTPTLVCVPSNKFLKNVTAKLPTCYIPEEPVKVTVSFKIKVVRKTGISAQLS from the exons ATGTCTTTAcacatatttcaaaattacgAAGCCTCCGAATTTTTTACCGGTAAAGATGACCACCTGGGAAAAAGAGCAATCGTAAGCATTCGGGAATGTTACCATGACACTTTGGGTCGTGTTGTTGTCAAGGTTTTTAGAAGGTGGAAGGTGCAGGCCAATGTGGTGAGTTCGCCGCCAAGTGAAGATCACGACTTGAAAAC aatGCTTCGAGAAGCAAAAAAGCTTAAGATGATGAGCCATGGCAACATCATACGATTTCATGGCGTCACGATGTGGCCTGGTTTTGCCGGGATCATTTTTGAACTTGTTGAATGTGGAAATTTGGAATCATTCTTGCGTTCAAAAGAATTGATTCCTTATATTCCGTGGTGGTTGAGAAAGCGCATTTTGCTGGAAATATTTCAAGCGCTAAGTTATTTGCACAACTACAACGAAAGCACGTCAATTGTGCACGGCAGTCTCAAATCAAGCAACATCTTGCTTACGAAGGATCTCGTCGTCAAATTGAGTGATATGCACGGAGTTCGCATTCAAGATTGCAATGATCAATATTCGACCTGTGATCGTTTTGGTATCGATCTTTCTGAATTTCTTCAGCAACAAAAGCAGTTTGACATTTACAG taCTTCGCTAGTAGCTTACGAGATCATCACACGTCGTGTGTTCACATCAGCAGAATTCAGTTGCTTTACCTCCTTGAACGCTCCGGTAGGACTTTTTACTCGAGTCGATTTTGATGATGACCACTTAAACGAATCtgagaaaataattttctataATTTACGCCGAGTTATGTCTGACTGCGGAAAAGAACACGGAGAGCGACTAGACGCGATAAGTG CTGTAAAGAGTTTGGATGGAAAACAAAACCTTTATGAAAGTTTGAAAAGAGATGAAGCAAGGAAAATCGCGCAACCAATTATTCGCACCGATTCTGTTTTCAAACAAGAATCTTCCCTTGAAGCATCTTTTG TGGAGAAACAAGAAACGAGCGAGCGCAACTATCCGGAGCCCAGTATAGGAAGTGGATTAAGCAGGGCTATAAACGTCCCTAATTACTTACCAATCACACACTGCTATGCTGAATCTATGCTGGATAGCAAATCTCGCCACAGGGAACTGTACGAAGAAGAAACACTGGTTGATAATATTTCGTCTCCTGGACTTGATAGAAAAG AATTTCCAAGCAGCAATGAAGACGTAGCGGTTTGTTCACATTTCGTCCTTGGCCTCCATGAACAAAGTGAAGAAAACATAAAGGAAGTTGATTCATCTGACAACGCTCTGATTACGTCAGGAAGAGATGATATTCCCAACACGAGGAAAAGAA GAGGAACCAGTGTTAAAGTCTCATCAATGCAAAGGCGTTTCCCAGCTCCAGAAGATGTATGGTTCGCATTCGAACAATGCACA ATTGTTGATATGGAAGGTGAAAATATTCACTTTGATGAAATTGAAGACTGTGAAATCCTCATCCCACCCGGAGCTCTAGAACGTGCGCACGAGTTCAAGTTCGTGTTGctttatttgaaaaagaatttcaag AATCCTGATGTTCAGGTTCTGACACCAACACTTGTTTGCGTACCATCAAACAAGTTTTTGAAGAATGTAACCGCAAAACTTCCAACTTGCTACATACCAGAGGAACCTGTTAAAGTTACTGTAAGCTTCAAGATAAA GGTAGTTAGAAAAACTGGCATCAGTGCGCAGCTCTCTTAG
- the LOC143452458 gene encoding uncharacterized protein LOC143452458 isoform X2, whose protein sequence is MSLHIFQNYEASEFFTGKDDHLGKRAIVSIRECYHDTLGRVVVKVFRRWKVQANVVSSPPSEDHDLKTMLREAKKLKMMSHGNIIRFHGVTMWPGFAGIIFELVECGNLESFLRSKELIPYIPWWLRKRILLEIFQALSYLHNYNESTSIVHGSLKSSNILLTKDLVVKLSDMHGVRIQDCNDQYSTCDRFGIDLSEFLQQQKQFDIYSTSLVAYEIITRRVFTSAEFSCFTSLNAPVGLFTRVDFDDDHLNESEKIIFYNLRRVMSDCGKEHGERLDAISAVKSLDGKQNLYESLKRDEARKIAQPIIRTDSVFKQESSLEASFVEKQETSERNYPEPSIGSGLSRAINVPNYLPITHCYAESMLDSKSRHRELYEEETLVDNISSPGLDRKEFPSSNEDVAVCSHFVLGLHEQSEENIKEVDSSDNALITSGRDDIPNTRKRRGTSVKVSSMQRRFPAPEDVWFAFEQCTIVDMEGENIHFDEIEDCEILIPPGALERAHEFKFVLLYLKKNFKNPDVQVLTPTLVCVPSNKFLKNVTAKLPTCYIPEEPVKVTGS, encoded by the exons ATGTCTTTAcacatatttcaaaattacgAAGCCTCCGAATTTTTTACCGGTAAAGATGACCACCTGGGAAAAAGAGCAATCGTAAGCATTCGGGAATGTTACCATGACACTTTGGGTCGTGTTGTTGTCAAGGTTTTTAGAAGGTGGAAGGTGCAGGCCAATGTGGTGAGTTCGCCGCCAAGTGAAGATCACGACTTGAAAAC aatGCTTCGAGAAGCAAAAAAGCTTAAGATGATGAGCCATGGCAACATCATACGATTTCATGGCGTCACGATGTGGCCTGGTTTTGCCGGGATCATTTTTGAACTTGTTGAATGTGGAAATTTGGAATCATTCTTGCGTTCAAAAGAATTGATTCCTTATATTCCGTGGTGGTTGAGAAAGCGCATTTTGCTGGAAATATTTCAAGCGCTAAGTTATTTGCACAACTACAACGAAAGCACGTCAATTGTGCACGGCAGTCTCAAATCAAGCAACATCTTGCTTACGAAGGATCTCGTCGTCAAATTGAGTGATATGCACGGAGTTCGCATTCAAGATTGCAATGATCAATATTCGACCTGTGATCGTTTTGGTATCGATCTTTCTGAATTTCTTCAGCAACAAAAGCAGTTTGACATTTACAG taCTTCGCTAGTAGCTTACGAGATCATCACACGTCGTGTGTTCACATCAGCAGAATTCAGTTGCTTTACCTCCTTGAACGCTCCGGTAGGACTTTTTACTCGAGTCGATTTTGATGATGACCACTTAAACGAATCtgagaaaataattttctataATTTACGCCGAGTTATGTCTGACTGCGGAAAAGAACACGGAGAGCGACTAGACGCGATAAGTG CTGTAAAGAGTTTGGATGGAAAACAAAACCTTTATGAAAGTTTGAAAAGAGATGAAGCAAGGAAAATCGCGCAACCAATTATTCGCACCGATTCTGTTTTCAAACAAGAATCTTCCCTTGAAGCATCTTTTG TGGAGAAACAAGAAACGAGCGAGCGCAACTATCCGGAGCCCAGTATAGGAAGTGGATTAAGCAGGGCTATAAACGTCCCTAATTACTTACCAATCACACACTGCTATGCTGAATCTATGCTGGATAGCAAATCTCGCCACAGGGAACTGTACGAAGAAGAAACACTGGTTGATAATATTTCGTCTCCTGGACTTGATAGAAAAG AATTTCCAAGCAGCAATGAAGACGTAGCGGTTTGTTCACATTTCGTCCTTGGCCTCCATGAACAAAGTGAAGAAAACATAAAGGAAGTTGATTCATCTGACAACGCTCTGATTACGTCAGGAAGAGATGATATTCCCAACACGAGGAAAAGAA GAGGAACCAGTGTTAAAGTCTCATCAATGCAAAGGCGTTTCCCAGCTCCAGAAGATGTATGGTTCGCATTCGAACAATGCACA ATTGTTGATATGGAAGGTGAAAATATTCACTTTGATGAAATTGAAGACTGTGAAATCCTCATCCCACCCGGAGCTCTAGAACGTGCGCACGAGTTCAAGTTCGTGTTGctttatttgaaaaagaatttcaag AATCCTGATGTTCAGGTTCTGACACCAACACTTGTTTGCGTACCATCAAACAAGTTTTTGAAGAATGTAACCGCAAAACTTCCAACTTGCTACATACCAGAGGAACCTGTTAAAGTTACT GGTAGTTAG
- the LOC143452356 gene encoding receptor-interacting serine/threonine-protein kinase 2-like isoform X1 — translation MSFSDFHRYDANEFYTGKGDRLGKKENMTVCKCHHNDLDWVVVKVFKRRLNLFGILPKDENEGFRIMLHEAEKIKMFDHENIIRLYGVLKWPGFGGIALEIAECGDLGGFLGSTVYVPDIPWWLRQRMLLELFQALRYLHNYSDTKSVAHGNVSSRNILLTRKLTVKLSNIQGTRDISEGGDVFENRIHVLESPEHQKLLDIYSASHVAYEIITRRILTAAEYGYLTSLGHRATNFAQLEENLGGNDVDISIFNKMKDTVIKCGSTNEAERPDANAAFRMLSQGNLDFYGEKSSEEALFIAKQYSYYQPQMASVKKPLDVAFRAKTKEDPKEVTQYPFLHTLNEDNSRPTFCSPIPANSKLPTWSSANCNP, via the exons ATGTCATTCAGCGATTTTCACCGCTACGACGCCAATGAATTCTACACCGGTAAAGGAGACCGTCTTGGAAAGAAAGAGAACATGACAGTGTGCAAATGTCATCATAATGACTTGGATTGGGTGGTtgtcaaagttttcaaacgGCGATTAAACCTTTTCGGGATATTGCCTAAAGATGAAAACGAAGGCTTTAGAAT AATGTTGCATGaagcagaaaaaataaagatgTTTGACCACGAAAACATCATACGATTGTATGGCGTCTTGAAATGGCCTGGCTTCGGCGGTATCGCGCTTGAAATCGCTGAATGCGGAGATCTAGGAGGCTTCTTGGGTTCAACAGTTTACGTTCCTGACATCCCATGGTGGCTGAGACAGCGCATGCTTTTAGAACTGTTTCAGGCGTTACGGTATCTACACAATTACAGCGACACAAAATCTGTTGCTCACGGAAATGTATCTTCTAGGAATATCTTACTAACGAGAAAGTTGACTGTTAAGTTGAGCAATATTCAGGGAACCCGCGATATCAGTGAAGGCGGTGACGTTTTTGAAAACCGAATCCACGTTTTAGAAAGTCCTGAACATCAAAAGCTTCTCGACATTTATAG TGCTTCACATGTAGCTTACGAGATCATCACTCGTCGTATTTTGACTGCAGCCGAGTATGGCTACCTCACATCCCTCGGCCACAGAGCTACCAACTTCGCCCAACTTGAAGAGAATTTGGGTGGCAACGACGTAGATATTTCCATCTTTAACAAGATGAAGGATACGGTGATAAAATGTGGATCCACAAACGAGGCTGAAAGACCAGACGCAAATGCcg CTTTTCGAATGCTGAGTCAAGGAAACCTAGATTTTTATGGAGAAAAATCTTCAGAAGAAGcattgtttattgcaaagcAGTACTCCTACTACCAACCACAAATGGCTTCTGTGAAAAAACCTCTTGATGTTGCTTTCCGTGCTAAGACTAAAG AAGACCCAAAAGAAGTGACCCAGTATCCTTTCCTACACACACTCAATGAAGACAATTCTCGCCCAACATTTTGTTCCCCCATTCCCGCAAACAGCAAACTCCCTACGTGGTCATCGGCAAATTGTAATCCGTAG
- the LOC143452356 gene encoding receptor-interacting serine/threonine-protein kinase 2-like isoform X2 → MSFSDFHRYDANEFYTGKGDRLGKKENMTVCKCHHNDLDWVVVKVFKRRLNLFGILPKDENEGFRIMLHEAEKIKMFDHENIIRLYGVLKWPGFGGIALEIAECGDLGGFLGSTVYVPDIPWWLRQRMLLELFQALRYLHNYSDTKSVAHGNVSSRNILLTRKLTVKLSNIQGTRDISEGGDVFENRIHVLESPEHQKLLDIYSASHVAYEIITRRILTAAEYGYLTSLGHRATNFAQLEENLGGNDVDISIFNKMKDTVIKCGSTNEAERPDANAAFRMLSQGNLDFYGEKSSEEALFIAKQYSYYQPQMASVKKPLDVAFRAKTKDPKEVTQYPFLHTLNEDNSRPTFCSPIPANSKLPTWSSANCNP, encoded by the exons ATGTCATTCAGCGATTTTCACCGCTACGACGCCAATGAATTCTACACCGGTAAAGGAGACCGTCTTGGAAAGAAAGAGAACATGACAGTGTGCAAATGTCATCATAATGACTTGGATTGGGTGGTtgtcaaagttttcaaacgGCGATTAAACCTTTTCGGGATATTGCCTAAAGATGAAAACGAAGGCTTTAGAAT AATGTTGCATGaagcagaaaaaataaagatgTTTGACCACGAAAACATCATACGATTGTATGGCGTCTTGAAATGGCCTGGCTTCGGCGGTATCGCGCTTGAAATCGCTGAATGCGGAGATCTAGGAGGCTTCTTGGGTTCAACAGTTTACGTTCCTGACATCCCATGGTGGCTGAGACAGCGCATGCTTTTAGAACTGTTTCAGGCGTTACGGTATCTACACAATTACAGCGACACAAAATCTGTTGCTCACGGAAATGTATCTTCTAGGAATATCTTACTAACGAGAAAGTTGACTGTTAAGTTGAGCAATATTCAGGGAACCCGCGATATCAGTGAAGGCGGTGACGTTTTTGAAAACCGAATCCACGTTTTAGAAAGTCCTGAACATCAAAAGCTTCTCGACATTTATAG TGCTTCACATGTAGCTTACGAGATCATCACTCGTCGTATTTTGACTGCAGCCGAGTATGGCTACCTCACATCCCTCGGCCACAGAGCTACCAACTTCGCCCAACTTGAAGAGAATTTGGGTGGCAACGACGTAGATATTTCCATCTTTAACAAGATGAAGGATACGGTGATAAAATGTGGATCCACAAACGAGGCTGAAAGACCAGACGCAAATGCcg CTTTTCGAATGCTGAGTCAAGGAAACCTAGATTTTTATGGAGAAAAATCTTCAGAAGAAGcattgtttattgcaaagcAGTACTCCTACTACCAACCACAAATGGCTTCTGTGAAAAAACCTCTTGATGTTGCTTTCCGTGCTAAGACTAAAG ACCCAAAAGAAGTGACCCAGTATCCTTTCCTACACACACTCAATGAAGACAATTCTCGCCCAACATTTTGTTCCCCCATTCCCGCAAACAGCAAACTCCCTACGTGGTCATCGGCAAATTGTAATCCGTAG
- the LOC143452957 gene encoding uncharacterized protein LOC143452957 encodes MMSFSNYPCYNASDFNIDTIDFEGKGNFSVQKGYHDKLGPVVIKVLRRQQTSFESLSKEDIYELETILCEAEKLKKLNHDNIIQFHGVAKKPGFEGIVLELAEGGNLESFLRAKDEVPDIPWWLRKRMLLELFQALRYLHNHSDTKSFVHGNVKSQNILLTKDHVVKLNDCKEIGNTSTFDKEASICEGGWLNVLKTPKHQKFLDIYSASQVAYEIITRCILTPVEFGYLASFGDTAANLTQLEDKLSKNANDFSIFKTMKKVMLKCSGMNRSDKLDADFVVRLLSQRNVRFLKVKKSKNTSELIPSCQAQSFSKIETLDFVSRPKPTENKEATSRRKKHSAYSPKSEIYPEPPIQCSPGCSKSLLETDFEDIFEKNEEATIRRKKQSTYSPNYKIYPGSPKECKPGCSKSLGEIGLEGIFKNTLFIDHMAKDSIFSLDGSLNCSVRGGSTLVDKNVSPKVSIDATEKTSSCNLGDDDVEVTSTHSSWSPPVAIQFVNETHAKIGRRGGVINVCECEINIPAGALQKTHEFTFMLLHGRAHYKRHNVQILTPTLGCVPAHKFLKLVSIRLPTCYVFDCPLKVTPQKSKDGKVWKDLNEIQHFFPMSIVFQDDFLSWQRVVLKSQNNIGLHKKQLTYICYRNPSRFFNPYITCEIRDNIVNSCDKLRANEGVYGIAIVSSDDLVFALSSKDFSIQPKKRIHSGRDVFEQGFLLQTSFYVPVQNTKYEDKFITCTIESKSKKKCVHGKCFYFPKPLSRGRLAKVTPAYWTLSTGLEGLSQPQNEVEPAENKITLV; translated from the exons ATGATGTCTTTTAGCAACTACCCATGTTACAATGCCTCTGACTTCAATATCGATACCATCGACTTTGAGGGAAAAGGAAATTTTTCAGTACAGAAAGGGTACCATGATAAGCTGGGTCCTGTTGTCATCAAGGTTTTAAGACGTCAACAAACTTCTTTCGAATCGTTGTCGAAAGAAGACATTTATGAATTAGAAAC AATACTTTGTGAAGCGGAAAAGCTTAAAAAGCTGAACCATGACAACATCATACAGTTTCACGGTGTCGCAAAAAAGCCAGGCTTTGAGGGAATCGTATTGGAACTGGCAGAAGGTGGTAATCTGGAATCTTTTTTGCGCGCAAAAGATGAGGTGCCTGACATTCCATGGTGGCTGAGAAAGCGAATGCTTTTAGAATTATTCCAAGCGTTGCGGTATCTGCACAATCACAGCGACACAAAATCATTTGTGCACGGGAATGTAAAGTCACAAAACATCTTACTGACGAAAGATCATGTCGTTAAATTGAATGATTGTAAGGAAATTGGCAACACCAGTACGTTTGACAAAGAGGCCTCGATTTGTGAAGGTGGTTGGTTAAATGTTCTAAAAACTCCTAAACATCAGAAATTCCTGGACATTTACAG CGCTTCACAGGTAGCTTATGAAATCATCACTCGCTGTATCTTGACTCCGGTTGAGTTTGGCTACCTCGCATCTTTCGGTGACACAGCCGCCAACCTCACCCAACTTGAAGATAAATTGAGCAAGAACGCCAACGATTTCTCCATTTTTAAAACTATGAAAAAAGTTATGTTGAAATGTAGCGGAATGAACAGGTCGGATAAGCTGGATGCAGATTTTG TTGTTCGACTCTTAAGCCAAAGAAATGTAAGATTCCTCAAAgtcaaaaaatctaaaaacactTCCGAACTAATTCCGTCTTGCCAAGCACAATCATTTTCTAAGATAGAAACTCTTGATTTTGTGTCTCGTCCAAAGCCTACAG AAAATAAGGAAGCCACAAGCCGTCGAAAGAAACACAGTGCCTATAGTCCAAAGTCTGAAATCTATCCTGAACCTCCTATACAGTGTAGTCCTGGATGTAGCAAGAGTTTGCTAGAAACAGACTTTGAAGATATTTTTGAAA AAAACGAAGAAGCCACAATCCGTCGAAAGAAACAAAGTACCTATAGTCCAAACTATAAAATCTATCCGGGATCTCCGAAAGAGTGTAAACCTGGATGCAGCAAAAGTTTGGGAGAAATAGGCTTAGAAggtatttttaaaa ATACTCTTTTTATTGACCACATGGCAAAAGATTCAATTTTTTCTCTTGATGGCTCCTTGAATTGCAGCGTACGTGGTGGTTCAACACTCGTAGACAAAAACGTTTCTCCAAAAGTTTCAATCGATGCAACAGAGAAGACATCATCCTGCAACCTTG GAGATGATGATGTTGAAGTCACTTCAACTCATAGTTCTTGGTCACCTCCGGTCGCAATACAATTTGTGAACGAAACACACGCA aagaTTGGGCGTCGAGGCGGTGTAATTAATGTATGTGAATGTGAGATTAACATTCCGGCAGGAGCCCTTCAAAAAACTCACGAGTTTACGTTTATGTTGCTTCATGGTAGAGCTCATTACAAG aGGCATAACGTACAAATTCTCACGCCAACACTCGGCTGTGTACCGGCCCACAAATTTCTGAAATTAGTATCCATACGACTTCCAACTTGCTATGTTTTTGATTGTCCCCTTAAAGTTACG CCCCAGAAAAGCAAAGATGGTAAAGTATGGAaagatttaaatgaaattcaaCATTTCTTTCCGATGTCCATTGTTTTTCAAGATGATTTTTTATCTtg GCAAAGAGTTGTCCTTAAATCTCAAAATAACATTGGCTTACACAAAAAGCAGTTAACGTACATATGCTACCGCAATCCAAGCAGATTTTTTAATCCATACATCACTTGCGAAATTCGTGACAATATCGTGAATTCTTGTGATAAGTTACGCGCGAATGAAGGCGTATATGGAATTGCGATTGTCAG TTCCGATGATTTGGTCTTTGCGTTGTCAAGTAAAGATTTCTCCATCCAACCAAAGAAGAGGATTCATAGCGGCAGGGATGTTTTCGAACAAGGATTTCTCTTACAAACAAGTTTCTATGTTCCAGTGCAGAACACGAAATATGAAGATAAATTTATTACATGCACAATTGAATccaaatcaaagaaaaaatgtgtcCATGGAAAATGCTTTTATTTCCCCAAACCATTATCGCGAG gtcGATTAGCAAAGGTTACTCCTGCTTACTGGACCCTTTCGACAGGTTTGGAAGGACTTTCTCAACCTCAAAATGAAGTGGAACCTGccgaaaacaaaataacattggtttga